The Myotis daubentonii chromosome 9, mMyoDau2.1, whole genome shotgun sequence genome has a segment encoding these proteins:
- the C9H11orf52 gene encoding uncharacterized protein C11orf52 homolog isoform X1, protein MGNRLCCGGSRSCPSIFQRKKKMGGPPRWALKQQRQKQSGTKGHVTTGHAPKQVLEQPASQQRKQGPRTDDSGLHYAVIQVCSQPQPRSARELKHLQSENATEYATLCFPQATPCYDSKSGTLV, encoded by the exons GAGCTGCCCATCAATCTtccagaggaaaaagaaaatgg GGGGTCCACCCAGATGGGCACTGAAGCAGCAGCGGCAGAAGCAGAGTGGCACAAAG GGCCATGTCACAACAGGACATGCGCCTAAGCAGGTGTTGGAGCAGCCGGCGTCTCAGCAGCGGAAGCAAGGCCCCAGGACAGACGACAGCGGCTTACATTACGCAGTCATTCAAGTGTGCAGCCAGCCCCAGCCACGCTCTGCCCGGGAGCTGAAGCACCTGCAGTCAGAAAATGCTACAGAGTATGCCACCCTTTGCTTCCCCCAGGCCACGCCCTGCTATGACAGCAAGAGCGGGACGCTAGTGTGA
- the C9H11orf52 gene encoding uncharacterized protein C11orf52 homolog isoform X2, with translation MGGPPRWALKQQRQKQSGTKGHVTTGHAPKQVLEQPASQQRKQGPRTDDSGLHYAVIQVCSQPQPRSARELKHLQSENATEYATLCFPQATPCYDSKSGTLV, from the exons atgg GGGGTCCACCCAGATGGGCACTGAAGCAGCAGCGGCAGAAGCAGAGTGGCACAAAG GGCCATGTCACAACAGGACATGCGCCTAAGCAGGTGTTGGAGCAGCCGGCGTCTCAGCAGCGGAAGCAAGGCCCCAGGACAGACGACAGCGGCTTACATTACGCAGTCATTCAAGTGTGCAGCCAGCCCCAGCCACGCTCTGCCCGGGAGCTGAAGCACCTGCAGTCAGAAAATGCTACAGAGTATGCCACCCTTTGCTTCCCCCAGGCCACGCCCTGCTATGACAGCAAGAGCGGGACGCTAGTGTGA